Proteins encoded by one window of Chryseobacterium sp. POL2:
- a CDS encoding NuoI/complex I 23 kDa subunit family protein, translated as MKLTNRSKVVSNKKMTLGEKLYLPAIAQGMSITLKHAVRNLVKGVPSVQYPEEQKPRAIIWRGQHVLKRDEEGRERCTACGLCAVACPAEAITMTAAERTNDEKHLYREEKYAEIYEIDMLRCIFCGMCEEACPKEAIFLTDRLVDVEMIRQNFVYGKDRLVEKIDERIDISERQKKTY; from the coding sequence ATGAAACTAACAAACAGATCAAAAGTTGTTTCTAACAAGAAAATGACACTTGGTGAAAAACTATATCTTCCTGCCATTGCGCAAGGGATGAGTATTACGCTGAAGCATGCTGTCAGAAATCTTGTAAAAGGTGTACCGTCTGTACAATATCCCGAGGAGCAAAAACCGAGAGCTATTATCTGGCGCGGACAACATGTCCTGAAAAGAGATGAAGAAGGTAGAGAACGTTGCACAGCTTGTGGATTGTGTGCCGTAGCTTGTCCTGCAGAAGCCATTACCATGACCGCAGCAGAACGCACAAATGACGAAAAACATCTATATAGAGAAGAAAAATATGCCGAAATATACGAAATCGATATGTTGCGTTGTATCTTCTGCGGAATGTGTGAGGAAGCTTGTCCAAAAGAAGCTATTTTCCTTACAGACCGTCTTGTAGATGTTGAAATGATAAGACAAAACTTTGTCTATGGCAAAGACAGATTGGTAGAAAAAATCGATGAGCGTATCGATATTAGTGAACGTCAAAAGAAAACTTATTAA
- the nuoH gene encoding NADH-quinone oxidoreductase subunit NuoH, whose amino-acid sequence MELLTFKLILVLALFLLALTVAAYSTWAERKVAAIMQDRIGPNRAGPFGLLQPLADGGKFFFKEDFTPANAEKFLFVIGPALVMFISLITGAVIPWGKSLNIGGQSFDLQVANIDVGVLYLIGMVSIGVYGIMIGGWASNNKYSLISAVRASSQMISYELAMGLSLLAIIMMAGSLDLKVITESQTHGKIWGIIPEVSGLNWNIFYQPVAFIIFLIAALAETNRHPFDLPECESELVTGYSTEYSSMKLGLFMFGEYVNMFISNALITVLFFGGFNYPGIDWVTNNWGENVAGILSIVAFLSKTIFGIILFMWIRWTLPRFRYDQLMHLGWKTLIPLALVNLLLTGALILLFGN is encoded by the coding sequence ATGGAACTACTAACTTTTAAATTAATATTAGTCCTTGCTTTATTCTTGCTAGCACTTACTGTGGCTGCCTACTCTACATGGGCAGAGCGTAAAGTTGCAGCAATTATGCAAGACCGTATCGGACCAAACCGTGCAGGACCATTTGGCCTGTTACAACCTCTAGCAGATGGTGGAAAGTTTTTCTTCAAAGAAGACTTCACCCCAGCCAATGCCGAAAAATTCTTATTCGTAATTGGGCCAGCCTTAGTGATGTTTATTTCATTAATTACTGGTGCTGTTATCCCATGGGGAAAAAGTCTTAATATCGGCGGACAATCATTTGATCTGCAAGTTGCAAATATCGATGTTGGTGTACTTTATCTTATTGGTATGGTATCTATCGGGGTTTACGGTATCATGATTGGAGGTTGGGCTTCTAACAACAAATATTCATTAATCAGTGCGGTAAGAGCTTCGTCACAGATGATTTCTTACGAATTGGCAATGGGACTTTCGTTATTAGCAATCATTATGATGGCTGGAAGTTTAGATTTAAAAGTGATTACTGAAAGCCAAACACACGGAAAAATTTGGGGTATCATTCCTGAAGTTTCTGGACTTAATTGGAATATTTTCTACCAGCCGGTTGCATTTATTATTTTCTTAATTGCGGCTTTGGCAGAGACCAACCGTCACCCTTTCGATTTACCAGAATGTGAATCCGAATTGGTTACTGGATATTCAACAGAATATTCTTCGATGAAGTTAGGACTTTTCATGTTTGGAGAATACGTTAACATGTTTATTTCCAATGCGTTGATTACTGTATTATTCTTCGGAGGATTCAACTATCCGGGAATAGATTGGGTTACAAACAATTGGGGAGAAAATGTTGCCGGTATTTTGAGTATCGTTGCATTTTTAAGCAAAACAATATTTGGTATCATCTTATTCATGTGGATCAGATGGACTTTACCGAGATTCCGTTACGATCAATTGATGCACTTAGGATGGAAAACTTTAATTCCATTGGCATTGGTTAATCTATTATTAACAGGTGCTTTAATCCTGTTATTTGGAAATTAA
- a CDS encoding 2Fe-2S iron-sulfur cluster-binding protein gives MSEEIKKFKVTIDGQTTEVLPGTSILEAARQIGGKSVPPAMCYYSKLEQSGGRCRTCLVEVSKGSDADPRPMPKLVASCRTGVMDGMEVKNLTSEKAQEGRKAVTEFLLLNHPLDCPICDQAGECHLQDLGYEHGVAGTRTEFERNTYEADDIGPYIKLNMNRCILCARCVLAANQLTEKREHGILFRGDHAEISTYLNKALDNDFIGNVIDVCPVGALTDRTARFGSRVWFTKPLNASCSCEKCSGKVVLWMKGDEVIRVTARQDQYGEVEDWICNTCRFERKDVKYWTIEGPRHIDRHSVISLNHYEKPKDYFRQLDNPDAKEIAKKDEI, from the coding sequence ATGAGCGAAGAAATTAAAAAATTTAAAGTTACCATAGACGGACAGACAACCGAAGTTTTGCCAGGTACTTCTATTTTGGAGGCAGCTAGACAAATCGGAGGCAAATCTGTACCTCCTGCAATGTGCTATTACAGCAAATTGGAGCAAAGTGGTGGAAGATGTAGAACTTGTTTGGTAGAAGTGTCAAAAGGTTCTGATGCCGATCCTCGTCCAATGCCAAAATTAGTCGCAAGTTGTAGAACTGGCGTTATGGATGGTATGGAGGTCAAAAATCTAACCTCCGAAAAAGCACAAGAAGGTCGTAAAGCGGTGACCGAATTTTTGTTACTAAATCACCCTTTGGATTGTCCTATATGTGACCAAGCTGGAGAATGTCATCTTCAGGATTTGGGTTACGAACACGGCGTTGCAGGTACCAGAACAGAATTCGAAAGAAACACCTACGAAGCAGACGATATTGGTCCATATATCAAACTGAATATGAACCGTTGTATCCTTTGTGCAAGATGTGTCTTGGCAGCCAATCAACTTACAGAAAAGCGCGAACATGGTATTTTGTTCCGTGGGGATCACGCTGAAATTTCGACCTATCTTAACAAGGCTTTGGACAACGATTTTATCGGTAACGTTATCGATGTTTGTCCTGTAGGAGCACTAACAGACAGAACGGCAAGATTCGGAAGTCGCGTGTGGTTTACAAAACCATTGAATGCTTCTTGTTCTTGTGAAAAATGTAGTGGTAAAGTGGTGTTGTGGATGAAAGGCGACGAAGTGATAAGAGTTACAGCGCGTCAAGATCAATATGGCGAGGTGGAAGATTGGATCTGTAATACATGTCGTTTTGAAAGAAAAGATGTGAAATATTGGACAATCGAAGGCCCTAGACATATCGATAGACATTCAGTTATTTCTTTGAACCATTATGAAAAACCGAAGGATTATTTCAGACAATTGGATAATCCAGATGCAAAAGAAATTGCTAAAAAAGACGAAATTTAA
- the nuoK gene encoding NADH-quinone oxidoreductase subunit NuoK encodes MGEVNSFIQSVPLEYFIILSTILFCLGVLGVLIRKNAIIILGCVELMLNSVNLLLAAFSAYKGDSHGQILVFFIMVVAAAEVAVGLAIIAMMYRNTRSVDVSIFNKLRG; translated from the coding sequence ATGGGAGAAGTTAACAGTTTTATTCAATCTGTACCTTTGGAATATTTTATTATTCTGAGTACCATTTTGTTTTGTCTAGGCGTGCTAGGTGTATTAATTCGTAAAAATGCCATCATCATTTTGGGCTGTGTCGAGTTGATGCTTAACTCTGTCAATCTACTATTAGCAGCTTTTTCTGCTTACAAAGGTGACTCACATGGACAAATACTTGTATTTTTTATCATGGTTGTTGCCGCTGCAGAAGTAGCAGTGGGACTTGCTATTATCGCCATGATGTACAGAAATACACGATCAGTAGACGTAAGTATATTTAATAAATTAAGAGGATAA
- the nuoL gene encoding NADH-quinone oxidoreductase subunit L, whose translation MENLVYAIILLPLAGFLINGLFGKNLPKVLVGGLATLLVFASFLIAVSIFMGMNSDSAPVIVKAFEWFKVNGMQVNFGFQVDQLSIMMVMIITGIGSLIHLYSIGYMSHDEGFHKFFSYLNLFIFSMLLLVLGSNYLILFIGWEGVGLCSYLLIGFWYNNQEYGKAARKAFIMNRIGDLGLLIGIFALAQQLNAIDFLSVAENSTKFTLDSSAIIFITICLFIGAVGKSAQVPLFTWLPDAMAGPTPVSALIHAATMVTAGIYLVVRSNFLFSLAPSTLNVILLIGLATALIAAFMGLRQNDIKKVLAYSTVSQLGFMFIALGVGAYTTGMFHVMTHAFFKALLFLGAGSVIHAMSGEQDMRFMGGLRKKIPVTYWTFLIGTLAICGIPPLSGMISKDEILVTIYDKSPLLWGLTLFSAALTAIYMFRLLFLTFFGDFRGTEEQKKHIHESPVSMTLPLVVLAILSVVGGFINLPHFIGHGEYQNLAKWLHPIYAYPQEHVAIPFNIEMILLAVTIIMVLVIFFVVKNIYVTKKKIALPEEEYTGWERLSAKKLFIDEIYQACVVKPVEGLGKAASMFDRAVLDPIVNFIGLGAADSGRAAKRLQNGKVENYVLIMSLAIGIILIVNFILK comes from the coding sequence ATGGAAAATTTAGTTTACGCAATTATTCTTTTACCATTAGCAGGATTCCTCATCAATGGTCTGTTCGGTAAAAATCTTCCGAAAGTCCTTGTTGGTGGGCTGGCAACGTTGCTTGTATTTGCTTCTTTTTTGATTGCTGTTAGCATCTTTATGGGAATGAATAGCGATAGTGCACCTGTTATTGTAAAAGCTTTTGAATGGTTTAAAGTCAACGGAATGCAAGTTAATTTCGGATTCCAGGTCGATCAACTGTCGATTATGATGGTGATGATTATTACAGGAATTGGATCTTTAATCCATCTTTATTCTATTGGCTACATGAGTCACGACGAAGGATTCCATAAATTCTTTAGTTATCTTAACCTCTTTATTTTCTCAATGTTGTTATTGGTATTGGGAAGCAATTATCTTATTCTATTTATTGGTTGGGAAGGTGTAGGACTTTGTTCTTATCTATTAATTGGTTTCTGGTATAACAACCAAGAATATGGTAAAGCGGCTCGCAAAGCCTTTATCATGAACCGTATCGGTGACTTAGGTTTGTTAATTGGTATTTTTGCTTTGGCACAACAACTTAATGCTATTGATTTTTTAAGCGTTGCCGAAAACTCAACGAAGTTCACTTTAGATAGTAGTGCGATTATCTTTATCACGATTTGTTTATTCATTGGTGCAGTTGGTAAATCTGCGCAGGTTCCGTTATTCACATGGTTGCCAGATGCGATGGCTGGACCAACGCCTGTTTCTGCATTGATCCACGCTGCGACGATGGTAACAGCAGGTATCTACTTGGTAGTAAGATCCAATTTCTTATTCTCATTAGCTCCTTCTACGCTTAATGTTATATTATTAATAGGTTTAGCAACAGCGTTGATTGCTGCTTTTATGGGATTAAGACAAAACGATATTAAAAAAGTATTGGCTTATTCAACAGTTTCTCAGTTAGGATTTATGTTTATCGCTCTAGGCGTTGGTGCTTATACCACGGGAATGTTCCACGTTATGACGCATGCGTTCTTTAAAGCTTTATTGTTCTTAGGTGCTGGTTCTGTTATCCATGCAATGAGTGGCGAGCAAGATATGCGTTTCATGGGAGGTTTAAGAAAGAAAATCCCTGTAACCTATTGGACGTTCTTAATAGGGACCTTGGCTATCTGTGGTATTCCGCCATTATCAGGTATGATTTCTAAAGATGAAATTTTAGTAACAATATATGACAAGAGTCCACTTCTTTGGGGGTTGACATTGTTTAGTGCCGCTTTAACAGCTATCTACATGTTCAGATTATTGTTCTTAACTTTCTTTGGCGATTTCCGCGGAACTGAGGAACAAAAAAAACACATCCACGAAAGTCCGGTTTCTATGACACTTCCTTTAGTTGTGTTGGCTATTCTTTCTGTGGTTGGTGGATTTATTAATCTTCCTCACTTTATTGGTCATGGCGAATATCAAAACTTAGCAAAATGGTTACATCCCATCTATGCGTATCCGCAAGAACATGTTGCCATTCCGTTTAACATCGAGATGATTTTGTTAGCGGTTACCATAATTATGGTGCTTGTTATATTTTTCGTTGTGAAAAACATCTATGTCACCAAAAAGAAAATAGCACTTCCGGAAGAAGAATACACAGGTTGGGAAAGACTTTCTGCCAAGAAATTGTTTATCGATGAGATCTACCAAGCTTGCGTTGTAAAACCAGTAGAAGGTCTTGGAAAAGCAGCTTCGATGTTCGACAGAGCAGTTCTTGATCCGATTGTTAACTTCATTGGATTGGGCGCTGCAGACTCTGGAAGAGCCGCTAAGAGATTACAAAATGGAAAAGTAGAAAACTACGTCCTCATCATGTCTTTAGCGATCGGAATAATATTAATTGTTAACTTTATATTAAAATAG
- a CDS encoding NADH-quinone oxidoreductase subunit J codes for MDQILFFTVAFIAILSAVYFVFARNPLYSILSLIVTFFSISGMYVLLNAQFLGIVQIIVYAGAIMVLFLYVLMMLNLNAKDESKKKNLPKFIGIFTVGILFIGMLGAYKGLTGDTTAAATVDYSVGLTKNLGRLLFNEYVLPFELASVLIFAGIVSAVLIGKKEI; via the coding sequence ATGGATCAGATATTATTTTTCACAGTTGCTTTTATTGCAATTCTTAGTGCTGTGTATTTTGTATTTGCACGAAATCCATTATACAGTATACTATCACTTATCGTAACTTTTTTTAGCATTTCTGGGATGTATGTACTTCTTAATGCTCAGTTTTTGGGTATTGTACAGATCATTGTATATGCCGGTGCGATTATGGTACTTTTTCTTTATGTATTGATGATGTTAAACCTAAATGCTAAAGACGAAAGTAAAAAGAAAAACTTACCAAAATTTATTGGGATTTTCACCGTTGGGATTTTGTTCATCGGGATGTTAGGGGCTTACAAAGGCCTAACAGGCGACACTACAGCTGCAGCGACTGTGGATTACTCAGTTGGATTGACCAAAAATTTGGGAAGATTATTATTTAACGAATATGTTTTACCGTTCGAGTTAGCATCAGTATTAATCTTTGCTGGTATCGTAAGTGCGGTATTAATTGGTAAAAAAGAAATTTAA